Proteins encoded within one genomic window of Bacteroides sedimenti:
- a CDS encoding gliding motility lipoprotein GldH, with the protein MTNLLKKNKFALLLLLFMVTACDTNTTYHSYLNTPKDGWGKSDTLTFKAPIIDSLATYRVTIEVRNKEDYPYNELYLFVAHNTKDSTVFTSDTIKCILTDKSGKWKGTGIGSLYQTSGNKSIFVTPRRSGNLVFKVSPGMRDYTLKGISDIGIKIECKN; encoded by the coding sequence ATGACAAACCTTCTGAAAAAGAATAAGTTCGCCTTGCTGTTACTACTTTTTATGGTAACCGCATGCGATACAAATACAACGTATCACTCTTATCTCAATACACCTAAAGATGGATGGGGCAAGAGTGATACTCTTACTTTTAAGGCACCGATAATCGATTCTCTTGCAACCTATCGCGTAACTATAGAAGTGAGGAACAAGGAAGATTATCCTTATAACGAGCTATACCTTTTTGTAGCCCACAATACAAAAGACAGCACGGTATTTACATCTGATACCATTAAATGCATTCTTACAGATAAATCGGGAAAGTGGAAAGGAACAGGAATAGGTTCGCTTTATCAGACGTCAGGCAACAAATCCATCTTCGTTACTCCTCGTCGCTCAGGAAATCTCGTATTTAAAGTTTCCCCAGGTATGCGCGACTATACACTAAAAGGTATAAGCGACATCGGCATCAAAATAGAGTGTAAAAACTAG
- the rodA gene encoding rod shape-determining protein RodA — protein MEPRRVNLWKSVDWITISIYLLLLVCGWFSVCGASYNYGDTDFLNFATRSGKQLMWILCSFGLGFVLLMIEERIYDMFAYVIYIGMLLLLFVTIFIATDVKGSHSWLHLGPVSLQPAEFAKFATALVLAKFMSSYAFNIKRLKSVLIMAGLIFIPFGLIILQRETGSALVYLAFFLMLYREGMPGAILFSGVCAVVYFIVGIRFGDEMMLSGTTSIGHFSVLLMILLFAGGMVWVYMKRWEPVRNIIGLTILLVGLSILVSVYIVPFNLLWVLLPLCVISAGYLAFLSLTERNKGYLLISVFTLASVGFLYSSDYVFDNVLEPHQQIRIKVVLGMEQDLTGAGYNVNQSKIAIGSGGLYGKGFLNGTQTKLKYVPEQDTDFIFCTIGEEEGFIGSSFVLLLYMVLILRLVSLSERQHSAFGRIYGYSVVSIFLFHLFINVGMVLGLTPVIGIPLPFFSYGGSSLWGFTILLFIFLRIDAGRSVRT, from the coding sequence ATGGAACCCAGACGCGTTAATTTATGGAAATCGGTGGACTGGATAACAATTTCCATCTATCTCTTGTTGCTTGTTTGTGGATGGTTCAGCGTTTGTGGAGCCAGCTATAATTATGGTGATACTGACTTTCTGAATTTTGCAACCCGAAGTGGTAAGCAGCTGATGTGGATCTTATGTTCCTTTGGTCTGGGATTTGTGTTGCTTATGATTGAGGAGCGGATATACGATATGTTTGCTTACGTAATCTATATCGGTATGTTACTGCTACTTTTCGTCACAATATTTATTGCTACGGACGTAAAAGGGTCTCACTCATGGCTTCATCTGGGTCCGGTAAGCCTCCAGCCTGCTGAATTTGCAAAGTTTGCGACAGCCCTTGTTCTTGCCAAATTCATGAGTTCGTATGCTTTCAATATCAAGAGGCTCAAAAGTGTCCTGATTATGGCCGGACTTATATTCATTCCGTTCGGACTCATCATTCTGCAGAGGGAAACCGGTTCTGCACTTGTATATTTGGCATTTTTCCTGATGCTCTATCGTGAAGGGATGCCCGGAGCTATTCTTTTCTCAGGAGTGTGTGCTGTTGTCTATTTTATTGTCGGCATTCGTTTTGGAGATGAGATGATGTTAAGCGGAACTACTTCTATCGGACATTTCTCGGTACTGCTGATGATTCTTTTATTTGCAGGAGGTATGGTGTGGGTCTATATGAAAAGATGGGAACCGGTACGTAATATTATCGGGCTTACAATCTTACTGGTAGGTCTTTCAATTCTTGTTTCAGTGTATATTGTTCCTTTCAATTTGCTCTGGGTATTACTCCCCTTGTGTGTTATTTCTGCTGGTTACCTGGCTTTTCTCTCATTAACCGAAAGAAATAAAGGTTACCTGCTGATTTCAGTCTTTACACTTGCTTCCGTTGGCTTTCTCTATTCAAGCGATTATGTTTTTGATAATGTTCTTGAACCACATCAACAAATCCGTATCAAAGTAGTGCTTGGTATGGAACAAGATTTAACTGGTGCAGGATATAACGTAAATCAGTCAAAAATAGCCATTGGTTCAGGCGGGTTGTACGGAAAAGGCTTTCTGAATGGTACCCAGACAAAGCTGAAATATGTACCAGAACAAGATACTGACTTCATTTTTTGCACCATTGGAGAAGAAGAAGGGTTTATTGGTTCTTCGTTTGTCTTACTTCTCTACATGGTTCTTATTCTTAGACTTGTGTCCCTCTCCGAACGACAGCATTCAGCTTTTGGACGTATATACGGATATTCAGTGGTCAGTATATTTCTTTTTCACCTTTTTATTAATGTCGGTATGGTATTGGGACTTACACCTGTAATTGGTATTCCGCTGCCATTCTTCAGCTATGGAGGATCGTCACTGTGGGGATTCACCATCCTGCTTTTTATCTTTCTGCGGATTGATGCAGGAAGATCTGTTAGAACCTGA